A single region of the Hylaeus volcanicus isolate JK05 chromosome 5, UHH_iyHylVolc1.0_haploid, whole genome shotgun sequence genome encodes:
- the LOC128877103 gene encoding proto-oncogene c-Rel-like isoform X3: MCIPLIGMEQFHGMSDGNINISDVIEVIETTDPGFAESSGREDHPLVEMNARRLLPYIEIIEQPASKALRFRYECEGRSAGSIPGANSTPENKTFPSIRIVGYKGRAIVVVSCVTKEEPYRPHPHNLVGKEACKRGVCTVEVSSENMTVTFANLGIQCVKKKDIEEALRIREEIRVDPFRTGFDHKRQPSNIDLNAVRLCFQVFIEGSEKAKFNLPLKPVVSDIIYDKKAMSDLVICKLSHCSASVAGGMEMILLCEKVAKEDIQVRFFEEKDGKLCWEGLGDFQPAHVHKQTAIAFRTPSYNNRIQVDQPVQVYIQLRRPSDGTTSEPLPFQMLPLGADDPDSLRRKRQKFNNSPNALILRHVQAEAEKHAAMLNQPITYNFNIIKSEPTERIPPFGGPVASGASFPMYSMGTTSPQPQSTMQALRPQVSPGRTPSPMDYKDYSPYNSPVVQSQLSPQYQSTNNRAVQPPSAGIHVQQQFPYVHNALQPQEELMLAGGVEATDVTSLLDMDNQQYNFDSSLNPLDSAELAAFGTALSNNLSSGLSISDSNRPEASRGGNPEVVNIEESSNMTDSFTRITNNTIQELCTLNNMFKPTRQIDN, from the exons ATGTGCATACCACTAATAGGCATGGAACAATTCCATGGTATGAGTgatggaaatataaatataagtgaTGTCA TTGAAGTCATTGAAACCACCGATCCTGGATTTGCGGAGTCTAGTGGAAGGGAGGATCACCCATTGGTGGAGATGAACGCTAGACGTCTATTGCCATATATCGAGATAATTGAACAGCCGGCAAGCAAGGCTTTACGCTTTCGCTATGAGTGCGAAGGCAGATCAGCTGGTAGTATACCTGGTGCGAACAGTACACCAGAAAACAAAACGTTTCCTAGTATAAGA ATTGTGGGATACAAAGGTCGTGCCATAGTTGTAGTATCGTGTGTAACAAAAGAAGAACCATACAGACCTCACCCTCATAACCTTGTTGGAAAAGAGGCATGTAAACGTGGTGTTTGTACGGTAGAAGTCTCGTCTGAAAATATGACCGTCACATTTGCAAATCTTGGTATTCagtgtgttaaaaaaaaagacatcgAAGAGGCGCTTAGAATACGGGAAGAAATTCGCGTTGATCCTTTTCGAA CTGGCTTCGATCATAAAAGACAGCCTTCTAACATCGATCTAAATGCAGTGAGATTATGTTTCCAAGTTTTCATAGAAGGATCTGAGAAGGCAAAATTTAACCTACCATTAAAACCAGTTGTATCCGATATTATATACGATAAAA AGGCAATGTCGGATCTTGTAATATGCAAGCTCAGTCACTGCAGTGCTTCTGTTGCTGGTGGTATGGAAATGATTTTACTGTGTGAAAAGGTTGCAAAAGAGGACATACAAGTGAGATTTTTTGAAGAGAAAGATGGGAAACTTTGCTGGGAAGGACTCGGCGATTTTCAGCCTGCTCATGTACATAAACAA aCAGCAATCGCATTCAGAACACCGTCGTACAACAATCGCATTCAAGTCGACCAACCGGTGCAGGTGTACATTCAGCTCAGAAGACCATCGGACGGCACAACGAGCGAACCATTACCATTTCAGATGTTACCACTTGGTGCAG ATGATCCAGATTCGTTAAGGCGAAAGCGACAAAAGTTTAATAACAGTCCAAACGCGCTAATTTTGAGGCATGTACAGGCAGAAGCTGAGAAGC ATGCTGCCATGTTAAATCAACCAATTACGTACAATTTTAACATAATCAAATCGGAACCAACAGAAAGGATACCTCCTTTTGGAGGTCCAGTTGCAAGTGGAGCATCCTTTCCAATGTACTCCATGGGAACAACTTCTCCACAGCCACAGTCTACGATGCAGGCTTTGAG ACCTCAAGTATCTCCAGGTCGCACACCATCCCCTATGGATTACAAAGATTACAGTCCGTACAACTCGCCTGTTGTTCAATCGCAATTATCTCCTCAATATCAATCGACAAATAATCGGGCAGTACAACCACCATCGGCAGGAATACATGTCCAACAACAATTTCCATATGTACACAACGCGTTACAACCACAGGAGGAATTAATGCTGG CAGGTGGAGTGGAAGCAACAGATGTCACAAGCCTTTTAGATATGGACAATCAACAGTATAACTTTGACTCAAGTCTAAACCCGCTCGATTCAGCGGAACTTGCCGCTTTTGGTACTGCTCTCTCTAATAACTTATCTAGTGGGTTGTCTATCTCGGACTCTAATAGG ccGGAAGCTAGCAGAGGAGGAAACCCCGAGGTGGTCAATATCGAAGAAAGCAGTAACATGACGGACAGTTTTACAAGAATTACTAACAATACCATACAAGAACTGTGCACCTTAAACAACATGTTTAAACCTACGCGGCAAATCGACAACTAA
- the LOC128877103 gene encoding proto-oncogene c-Rel-like isoform X2: MCIPLIGMEQFHGMSDGNINISDVIEVIETTDPGFAESSGREDHPLVEMNARRLLPYIEIIEQPASKALRFRYECEGRSAGSIPGANSTPENKTFPSIRIVGYKGRAIVVVSCVTKEEPYRPHPHNLVGKEACKRGVCTVEVSSENMTVTFANLGIQCVKKKDIEEALRIREEIRVDPFRTGFDHKRQPSNIDLNAVRLCFQVFIEGSEKAKFNLPLKPVVSDIIYDKKAMSDLVICKLSHCSASVAGGMEMILLCEKVAKEDIQVRFFEEKDGKLCWEGLGDFQPAHVHKQTAIAFRTPSYNNRIQVDQPVQVYIQLRRPSDGTTSEPLPFQMLPLGADDPDSLRRKRQKFNNSPNALILRHVQAEAEKHAAMLNQPITYNFNIIKSEPTERIPPFGGPVASGASFPMYSMGTTSPQPQSTMQALRPQVSPGRTPSPMDYKDYSPYNSPVVQSQLSPQYQSTNNRAVQPPSAGIHVQQQFPYVHNALQPQEELMLGRVLPNYQEELQTLNIAAGGVEATDVTSLLDMDNQQYNFDSSLNPLDSAELAAFGTALSNNLSSGLSISDSNRPEASRGGNPEVVNIEESSNMTDSFTRITNNTIQELCTLNNMFKPTRQIDN, translated from the exons ATGTGCATACCACTAATAGGCATGGAACAATTCCATGGTATGAGTgatggaaatataaatataagtgaTGTCA TTGAAGTCATTGAAACCACCGATCCTGGATTTGCGGAGTCTAGTGGAAGGGAGGATCACCCATTGGTGGAGATGAACGCTAGACGTCTATTGCCATATATCGAGATAATTGAACAGCCGGCAAGCAAGGCTTTACGCTTTCGCTATGAGTGCGAAGGCAGATCAGCTGGTAGTATACCTGGTGCGAACAGTACACCAGAAAACAAAACGTTTCCTAGTATAAGA ATTGTGGGATACAAAGGTCGTGCCATAGTTGTAGTATCGTGTGTAACAAAAGAAGAACCATACAGACCTCACCCTCATAACCTTGTTGGAAAAGAGGCATGTAAACGTGGTGTTTGTACGGTAGAAGTCTCGTCTGAAAATATGACCGTCACATTTGCAAATCTTGGTATTCagtgtgttaaaaaaaaagacatcgAAGAGGCGCTTAGAATACGGGAAGAAATTCGCGTTGATCCTTTTCGAA CTGGCTTCGATCATAAAAGACAGCCTTCTAACATCGATCTAAATGCAGTGAGATTATGTTTCCAAGTTTTCATAGAAGGATCTGAGAAGGCAAAATTTAACCTACCATTAAAACCAGTTGTATCCGATATTATATACGATAAAA AGGCAATGTCGGATCTTGTAATATGCAAGCTCAGTCACTGCAGTGCTTCTGTTGCTGGTGGTATGGAAATGATTTTACTGTGTGAAAAGGTTGCAAAAGAGGACATACAAGTGAGATTTTTTGAAGAGAAAGATGGGAAACTTTGCTGGGAAGGACTCGGCGATTTTCAGCCTGCTCATGTACATAAACAA aCAGCAATCGCATTCAGAACACCGTCGTACAACAATCGCATTCAAGTCGACCAACCGGTGCAGGTGTACATTCAGCTCAGAAGACCATCGGACGGCACAACGAGCGAACCATTACCATTTCAGATGTTACCACTTGGTGCAG ATGATCCAGATTCGTTAAGGCGAAAGCGACAAAAGTTTAATAACAGTCCAAACGCGCTAATTTTGAGGCATGTACAGGCAGAAGCTGAGAAGC ATGCTGCCATGTTAAATCAACCAATTACGTACAATTTTAACATAATCAAATCGGAACCAACAGAAAGGATACCTCCTTTTGGAGGTCCAGTTGCAAGTGGAGCATCCTTTCCAATGTACTCCATGGGAACAACTTCTCCACAGCCACAGTCTACGATGCAGGCTTTGAG ACCTCAAGTATCTCCAGGTCGCACACCATCCCCTATGGATTACAAAGATTACAGTCCGTACAACTCGCCTGTTGTTCAATCGCAATTATCTCCTCAATATCAATCGACAAATAATCGGGCAGTACAACCACCATCGGCAGGAATACATGTCCAACAACAATTTCCATATGTACACAACGCGTTACAACCACAGGAGGAATTAATGCTGGGTAGGGTGTTGCCTAATTATCAAGAAGAATTACAAACGTTAAACATTGCTg CAGGTGGAGTGGAAGCAACAGATGTCACAAGCCTTTTAGATATGGACAATCAACAGTATAACTTTGACTCAAGTCTAAACCCGCTCGATTCAGCGGAACTTGCCGCTTTTGGTACTGCTCTCTCTAATAACTTATCTAGTGGGTTGTCTATCTCGGACTCTAATAGG ccGGAAGCTAGCAGAGGAGGAAACCCCGAGGTGGTCAATATCGAAGAAAGCAGTAACATGACGGACAGTTTTACAAGAATTACTAACAATACCATACAAGAACTGTGCACCTTAAACAACATGTTTAAACCTACGCGGCAAATCGACAACTAA
- the LOC128877104 gene encoding liprin-alpha-2 codes for MKSVYSRMPQAMAETAISPKSQCSRDISIYKEQSCRFSVEKRLARCVRRKFQTYSQLPVRCHRPSPYYRPPRTSLSLAGLGNINYTASINTGKSCPENGSMFHVIGTPPCKKSLSLIDLSQSAMEPENLGDLRSDISLSLEKLEDGNKVYAGNDSPIGVGVKTWIESCASPSWESEEGGSQLFQNPRKAANLVFHVLVLNAWRRRREEVVFLRDTIDDLSKQIKHLHLQVVVLRRLIDTENNRVGKLTHEVHHVKGQLEDTKKERDLLKLEKDKLTEERDHLSEISEERLVTAGNVRNELITAQSQVQALDEQISRDRKKLLKLREDKRILLDKLTASEVLAKEQETRADKADSAVEDLQLRLAKQITLVETTQQQLQQYIEELKVKEGEKSTLEKRLRFTEETGKSLHLRTVFLEAQLSDREATLRRTEEACRSQLQELNELRDRFIRQSQDSWWSSRMLQIAGSVVRVPGAILRTLLSTTGPALTS; via the exons ATGAAGAGCGTTTACTCGAGAATGCCGCAAGCGATGGCAGAAACTGCGATTTCGCCGAAAAGTCAATGTTCGAGAGACATCTCGATCTACAAGGAACAGTCCTGCCGGTTTTCCGTGGAAAAGAGGCTGGCACGATGCGTTCGAcgtaaatttcaaacatattCCCAGCTTCCTGTACGATGTCACAGACCCAGCCCCTATTATCGTCCTCCGAGGACCTCCCTCAGCTTGGCTGGACTcgggaatattaattatacagcTTCCATAAACACTGGGAAAAGTTGTCCAGAGAATGGCTCGATGTTTCACGTGATCGGCACGCCTCCCTGCAAGAAGAGTTTATCCTTGATCGATCTCTCGCAGTCGGCAATGGAGCCGGAAAACCTCGGTGACCTTAG ATCTGACATTAGTTTATCGTTGGAGAAGCTCGAGGATGGCAACAAAGTTTACGCGGGAAACGACTCCCCGATTGGCGTGGGTGTCAAGACCTGGATAGAGAGTTGCGCGAGTCCGTCGTGGGAGTCCGAAGAGGGGGGCTCCCAGTTATTTCAAAATCCAAGAAAAGCAGCAAATCTGGTGTTCCACGTGCTCGTGTTGAACGCCTGGAGACGCAGACGCGAGGAAGTGGTCTTCCTTCGCGACACGATCGACGATCTAAGCAAGCAGATCAAACACCTCCATCTGCAGGTCGTCGTGCTGCGTCGGTTGATCGACACGGAGAACAATCGTGTCGGTAAACTGACTCACGAGGTTCACCATGTTAAGGGCCAACTGGAAGACACCAAGAAGGAAAGGGACTTGTTGAAATTG GAAAAGGACAAACTAACGGAGGAGCGAGATCACCTGAGCGAGATCTCTGAAGAAAGACTAGTCACAGCGGGAAACGTGCGCAACGAGCTGATAACTGCTCAAAGTCAGGTCCAGGCACTCGACGAGCAAATCTCGAGGGATCGAAAGAAGCTACTCAAGCTACGAGAAGATAAAAGAATACTTCTAGACAAG TTGACAGCCAGCGAGGTTTTAGCCAAAGAACAGGAGACGAGAGCTGACAAAGCAGACTCTGCTGTGGAGGATTTGCAGTTGAGGCTCGCCAAGCAGATTACTCTTGTCGAGACCACGCAGCAACAGCTGCAACAATATATCGA AGAGCTGAAAGTCAAAGAAGGGGAGAAATCCACATTGGAGAAACGCTTGAGGTTTACCGAGGAAACGGGAAAGTCCCTACATTTGCGCACAGTCTTCCTGGAAGCGCAGCTCTCTGACCGTGAAGCAACCTTGCGGCGTACAGAGGAAGCTTGTCGTTCGCAGTT ACAGGAATTGAACGAGCTAAGAGATCGTTTCATACGGCAATCTCAAGATAGCTGGTGGAGCAGTAGGATGTTGCAGATCGCTGGGAGCGTCGTTCGCGTGCCTGGGGCCATTCTGAGGACTTTGTTGTCGACTACGGGCCCAGCACTAACTTcttaa
- the LOC128877103 gene encoding embryonic polarity protein dorsal-like isoform X1 gives MCIPLIGMEQFHGMSDGNINISDVIEVIETTDPGFAESSGREDHPLVEMNARRLLPYIEIIEQPASKALRFRYECEGRSAGSIPGANSTPENKTFPSIRIVGYKGRAIVVVSCVTKEEPYRPHPHNLVGKEACKRGVCTVEVSSENMTVTFANLGIQCVKKKDIEEALRIREEIRVDPFRTGFDHKRQPSNIDLNAVRLCFQVFIEGSEKAKFNLPLKPVVSDIIYDKKAMSDLVICKLSHCSASVAGGMEMILLCEKVAKEDIQVRFFEEKDGKLCWEGLGDFQPAHVHKQTAIAFRTPSYNNRIQVDQPVQVYIQLRRPSDGTTSEPLPFQMLPLGAGRPAFWSLRKAFARKKTDYSTFGKILATESALFTNAASKFPRNIDEYNNNDNFDIKQSSNKISALRALNDLYNVRNTLDSCNGNNEINQNTAQNVGHLKNTIIDYENNEIPISTETVQINRLYKTDSKRLDKETIDTNASTLTLAKSDTAANNANLSKSSEFPKNKSDWFDYSEVDKWVQKGQMCLKEKDNEPECKIETEDCNKSFNELLTQVAELDQIYADTHTKLVEAAFEQSTTDQPMEIDVCDNQTYTSLQMAMKNPVEFIDLPIERKYEDVTIPKINLHHFSPSPPVTTKRDGTQEAEETLPPLPPKRIRKMPSMPLLPRPISSQTTDSFVGAPNKNLPSLPGTLPKSSKQGLFSKLFAKKIKKNKDTVSNVSKGSNSSLNTPESISYLTKNNIPDGSLQNPRPSAISTTSVKSLRLEGDETPPYGMELTEAEHYALYTAMAPHATASEFDEMSFYYSPVEGGKIFSEKKET, from the exons ATGTGCATACCACTAATAGGCATGGAACAATTCCATGGTATGAGTgatggaaatataaatataagtgaTGTCA TTGAAGTCATTGAAACCACCGATCCTGGATTTGCGGAGTCTAGTGGAAGGGAGGATCACCCATTGGTGGAGATGAACGCTAGACGTCTATTGCCATATATCGAGATAATTGAACAGCCGGCAAGCAAGGCTTTACGCTTTCGCTATGAGTGCGAAGGCAGATCAGCTGGTAGTATACCTGGTGCGAACAGTACACCAGAAAACAAAACGTTTCCTAGTATAAGA ATTGTGGGATACAAAGGTCGTGCCATAGTTGTAGTATCGTGTGTAACAAAAGAAGAACCATACAGACCTCACCCTCATAACCTTGTTGGAAAAGAGGCATGTAAACGTGGTGTTTGTACGGTAGAAGTCTCGTCTGAAAATATGACCGTCACATTTGCAAATCTTGGTATTCagtgtgttaaaaaaaaagacatcgAAGAGGCGCTTAGAATACGGGAAGAAATTCGCGTTGATCCTTTTCGAA CTGGCTTCGATCATAAAAGACAGCCTTCTAACATCGATCTAAATGCAGTGAGATTATGTTTCCAAGTTTTCATAGAAGGATCTGAGAAGGCAAAATTTAACCTACCATTAAAACCAGTTGTATCCGATATTATATACGATAAAA AGGCAATGTCGGATCTTGTAATATGCAAGCTCAGTCACTGCAGTGCTTCTGTTGCTGGTGGTATGGAAATGATTTTACTGTGTGAAAAGGTTGCAAAAGAGGACATACAAGTGAGATTTTTTGAAGAGAAAGATGGGAAACTTTGCTGGGAAGGACTCGGCGATTTTCAGCCTGCTCATGTACATAAACAA aCAGCAATCGCATTCAGAACACCGTCGTACAACAATCGCATTCAAGTCGACCAACCGGTGCAGGTGTACATTCAGCTCAGAAGACCATCGGACGGCACAACGAGCGAACCATTACCATTTCAGATGTTACCACTTGGTGCAGGTAGGCCTGCTTTCTGGTCTTTACGGAAAGCGTTTGCCAGGAAAAAAACCGATTACAGCACGTTTGGTAAAATTTTAGCCACCGAGTCGGCGTTATTTACGAACGCTGCGTCAAAATTCCCGCGTAATATCGACGAATATAACAACAatgataattttgatataaaacaGTCGAGCAATAAAATCTCTGCGTTACGCGCTTTAAACGATTTATACAACGTAAGAAACACGTTAGATTCGTGCAACGGGAATAACGAAATCAATCAAAATACCGCACAAAACGTAGGTCACTTAAAAAACACTATAATAGATTACGAGAATAACGAGATACCAATTAGCACCGAAACTGTACAGATAAATAGATTGTACAAAACTGACAGTAAACGTTTAGATAAGGAAACAATCGATACCAATGCTAGCACTTTAACTCTCGCTAAATCTGATACAGCTGCTAATAATGCAAATCTGTCGAAAAGTTCGgaatttcctaaaaataaGTCCGACTGGTTCGATTATTCCGAAGTAGACAAATGGGTACAGAAAGGTCAGATGTGTCTAAAAGAGAAAGATAACGAACCAGAGTGTAAAATCGAGACGGAAGATTGCAACAAGTCGTTTAACGAATTATTGACACAAGTAGCCGAACTGGATCAGATTTATGCTGACACGCACACAAAGTTAGTGGAGGCAGCATTCGAGCAGAGCACGACCGACCAACCAATGGAGATCGACGTTTGTGACAATCAGACTTACACTAGTCTACAAATGGCAATGAAAAATCCTGTAGAATTCATCGATTTACCAATCGAGAGGAAGTACGAAGACGTGACTATACCAAAGATAAACCTACATCATTTTTCACCTTCTCCTCCTGTAACTACCAAGAGAGATGGAACGCAAGAAGCGGAGGAAACATTACCGCCTTTACCTCCAAAACGCATTCGCAAAATGCCTTCCATGCCTCTTCTACCTCGTCCTATATCCTCTCAGACAACTGACTCGTTTGTTGGTGcaccaaacaaaaatttacctTCCCTACCTGGTACACTGCCCAAAAGCTCCAAGCAAGGACTTTTCTCGAAATTATTCgctaagaaaataaaaaaaaataaagataccGTTTCGAATGTGTCTAAGGGAAGCAATTCTTCGTTGAATACACCAGAAAGTATTTCATACTTGACGAAGAACAATATACCGGATGGCTCGTTGCAGAATCCAAGACCTAGTGCGATAAGTACCACTAGCGTTAAATCTCTTAGATTGGAAGGCGACGAGACACCACCTTATGGAATGGAATTGACAGAGGCTGAGCATTACGCATTGTATACTGCAATGGCGCCTCATGCAACGGCATCTGAATTTGATGAAATGTCTTTCTATTATAGTCCCGTAGAAGGTGGAAagattttttcagaaaaaaaagaaacgtaa